The Methanosphaera stadtmanae DSM 3091 genome includes a window with the following:
- a CDS encoding transcriptional regulator encodes MKPPCEIVVWYVIPSIRSKLAKELLNLGMKQKDISELLDITQPAVSQYISDKRGHELDFDPVVEQYIKNMARDIKNGELEPIDLIPRFCHICKTIKTKEILCQIHKEKVNIPQSCSVCMGSESSDGCGFI; translated from the coding sequence ATGAAACCACCATGTGAAATAGTAGTATGGTATGTAATACCATCAATACGTTCAAAACTTGCAAAAGAATTATTAAACCTTGGAATGAAACAAAAAGATATCTCAGAACTACTAGATATAACACAACCTGCAGTATCACAATATATTAGTGATAAAAGAGGGCATGAACTAGATTTTGATCCTGTTGTAGAACAATATATAAAAAATATGGCAAGAGACATAAAAAATGGGGAATTAGAACCAATAGATTTAATACCAAGATTCTGTCACATATGTAAAACAATAAAAACAAAGGAAATTCTCTGTCAAATACATAAAGAAAAGGTTAATATTCCACAATCATGTAGTGTGTGTATGGGAAGTGAATCATCAGATGGATGTGGATTCATATAG
- the gshAB gene encoding bifunctional glutamate--cysteine ligase GshA/glutathione synthetase GshB, which produces MKNYFNIEEIEKILTNNELLSGNFGLEKEGLRVTKDGNLSLTPHPEVFGDKLKNPYITTDFSESQIEIVTPSFNTLNEVYQFLSFISDLVNINIPDNEYIWNQSLPCIIPDDSKIPIAKYSKEGKDAYEYRKNLSKKYGRKLQLISGIHYNFSFDEKVIEKLYKNISHDLSYKNFKNQLYLKIVRNYLRYKWLIIYLTGTSIACHETFIEKCYNLMNKKDNYDSYYGTEAVSYRNASCGYKNKTPLYPRYTSVDEFIRDVKDFINKGLLSESKELYTQIRLKPHDRNNFLKSLKEDGIQYIEIRTIDINPFDKCGISMEDMEFIHIFLLYLLLKEESTYDKWQEESLINEENTAENAFNTNLKLLNDGCEVSLKNWAFNIINEIKQINTRLDLGKDEIIHTMQERIENPKKTHAYKLRNIIKNKGYINSQLSIAKNNKQTSEDIFNMEHIMKNEKLLKYYNDAIEKV; this is translated from the coding sequence ATGAAAAATTATTTTAATATAGAAGAGATAGAAAAAATACTTACTAACAATGAACTTCTATCAGGAAACTTTGGATTAGAAAAGGAAGGTCTTAGAGTAACAAAAGATGGAAATCTATCCTTAACACCACATCCAGAAGTCTTTGGAGATAAACTTAAAAATCCATATATAACAACAGATTTCTCAGAAAGTCAGATAGAAATAGTAACACCATCATTCAATACATTAAATGAAGTATATCAATTTCTGTCATTTATAAGTGATTTAGTAAACATAAATATTCCAGATAATGAATATATATGGAATCAATCACTACCCTGTATCATACCAGATGACTCTAAAATACCCATAGCCAAATATTCAAAAGAAGGTAAGGATGCATATGAATATAGAAAAAATCTATCAAAAAAATATGGAAGAAAACTACAGTTAATATCAGGAATTCATTATAACTTCTCATTTGATGAAAAAGTCATAGAAAAATTATATAAAAATATATCCCATGATCTTTCATATAAAAACTTTAAAAATCAGCTCTATCTTAAAATAGTAAGAAACTACCTTCGATATAAATGGCTAATAATATATCTAACAGGAACATCTATTGCATGTCATGAAACATTTATAGAAAAATGTTACAATCTAATGAATAAAAAAGATAACTATGATAGTTATTATGGTACTGAGGCTGTATCATATAGAAATGCATCATGTGGATATAAAAATAAAACACCCCTCTATCCTAGATACACATCAGTAGATGAGTTTATAAGAGATGTTAAAGATTTTATTAATAAAGGTTTATTATCTGAATCAAAGGAATTATACACCCAGATACGTTTAAAACCACATGATAGAAATAACTTTTTAAAATCATTAAAAGAGGATGGAATTCAATATATTGAAATAAGGACTATTGATATAAATCCATTTGATAAATGTGGAATATCTATGGAGGATATGGAATTTATACACATATTCCTACTGTACTTGTTACTTAAAGAAGAATCCACTTATGATAAATGGCAGGAAGAAAGTTTAATAAACGAGGAAAACACTGCAGAAAATGCATTTAATACTAATTTAAAACTATTAAATGATGGGTGTGAAGTATCACTAAAGAATTGGGCTTTTAATATAATTAATGAAATTAAACAAATAAACACTAGACTAGATTTAGGTAAGGATGAAATTATACATACTATGCAAGAGAGAATAGAAAATCCTAAAAAAACACATGCATATAAATTAAGAAATATTATTAAAAACAAGGGATATATTAACAGTCAACTATCAATTGCCAAAAACAATAAACAAACAAGTGAAGATATTTTTAACATGGAACATATTATGAAAAATGAGAAACTCCTCAAATATTATAATGATGCCATAGAAAAAGTGTAA
- a CDS encoding flavin reductase family protein, which yields MKKEADKTKARIKPMPNTIVSCRKDGHDNALAVGVASVASIDPVMVMIGIIPSRFSYDMVKDTGKFVVNIPTKEFSEKYMYLGTVSGRDEDKLASINTTDADIIDAPILTDCPVNIECSVVDSIQPGSHELFIGKVEKVHCDEEYLTEDNDVKWDEIDLI from the coding sequence ATGAAAAAAGAAGCAGATAAAACAAAAGCAAGAATAAAACCCATGCCAAACACTATTGTATCATGCCGTAAAGATGGACATGATAATGCATTAGCAGTTGGAGTTGCAAGTGTAGCAAGTATCGATCCTGTAATGGTAATGATTGGAATTATACCTTCAAGATTTTCATATGATATGGTAAAGGATACTGGAAAATTCGTTGTAAATATACCTACAAAGGAATTTAGTGAGAAATACATGTACCTTGGAACTGTATCTGGACGTGATGAAGATAAATTAGCATCCATTAACACAACTGATGCAGATATAATTGATGCACCAATACTTACAGATTGTCCAGTAAATATTGAATGTAGTGTTGTTGATTCAATACAACCTGGAAGTCATGAATTATTTATTGGAAAAGTAGAAAAGGTTCATTGTGATGAAGAATACTTAACAGAAGATAATGATGTTAAATGGGATGAAATAGATTTAATTTAA
- a CDS encoding flavin reductase family protein yields the protein MKIDVDDSNWIRPMPNAIISCRSKDGHDNALAIGFISNIATDPLMIMVAIRPSRYSHEIIKETKNFVVNLPTKDFKREFDYLGSVSGYDEDKLTSINTTDADVINAPILTDCPINYECSLIDVYSPGSHDLFIGKVEKVHCDDKYLTKEKSVNWEKIDLL from the coding sequence ATGAAAATTGATGTAGATGATTCAAATTGGATAAGACCAATGCCTAATGCAATTATATCATGTAGAAGTAAAGATGGACATGATAATGCATTGGCAATAGGATTTATTTCAAATATTGCAACAGATCCTCTTATGATAATGGTAGCAATAAGACCTTCAAGATATTCACATGAGATTATTAAAGAAACTAAAAACTTCGTTGTAAATCTACCAACAAAAGACTTTAAAAGAGAATTTGACTACTTGGGAAGTGTTTCAGGATATGATGAAGATAAATTAACATCAATCAATACAACTGATGCAGATGTAATTAATGCACCAATACTTACAGATTGTCCTATAAACTATGAATGTAGTCTTATAGATGTGTATAGTCCTGGAAGTCATGATTTATTCATTGGAAAGGTTGAGAAGGTTCATTGTGATGATAAATATCTAACAAAAGAGAAATCTGTTAATTGGGAAAAAATAGATTTATTATAA
- the rfbF gene encoding glucose-1-phosphate cytidylyltransferase codes for MKVVILAGGFGTRISEESYLKPKPMIEIGEKPILWHIMKIYSYYGYNEFIICLGYKSHMIKEFFADYYLHTSDVTFDLSKNEMEVHNNYSEPWKVTLVDTGLNTMTGGRIKRIKDYLPDDEPFMLTYGDGVSDVNLNKLYNFHKKNKKLATITAVNLAGRFGVLKIDETETINKFSEKTKEDGGWINGGFMILEKEAIDYITDDTTVFEKDPLENLATNGQLMAYKHHGFWKCMDTKRDHDALEKLWQEDNAPWYLWK; via the coding sequence ATGAAAGTGGTCATACTTGCTGGAGGCTTTGGAACTAGAATTTCTGAAGAATCCTATTTAAAACCTAAACCAATGATTGAAATAGGGGAAAAACCAATTTTATGGCATATAATGAAAATATATTCCTACTATGGATATAATGAATTTATAATATGTCTTGGATATAAATCCCACATGATTAAAGAATTTTTCGCAGATTACTATCTTCACACATCTGATGTAACATTTGACTTATCAAAAAATGAAATGGAAGTACATAACAATTATTCAGAACCATGGAAAGTTACTTTAGTAGATACAGGTCTTAACACTATGACTGGTGGACGTATTAAAAGAATTAAAGATTATTTGCCAGATGATGAACCATTCATGTTAACATATGGTGATGGGGTGTCTGATGTTAATTTAAATAAATTATACAATTTCCATAAGAAAAATAAAAAACTTGCAACAATAACAGCAGTGAATCTTGCAGGACGATTTGGTGTACTAAAAATAGATGAAACTGAAACAATAAATAAATTCTCAGAAAAAACAAAAGAAGATGGTGGATGGATTAATGGTGGATTCATGATACTTGAAAAAGAAGCTATTGATTATATTACAGATGATACAACAGTTTTTGAAAAGGATCCACTTGAAAACTTAGCAACAAATGGTCAGTTAATGGCATATAAGCATCATGGATTCTGGAAATGTATGGATACAAAAAGAGATCATGATGCTTTAGAAAAATTATGGCAAGAAGATAATGCACCATGGTATTTATGGAAATAA
- the rfbG gene encoding CDP-glucose 4,6-dehydratase yields MDKFFKNKNILLTGHTGFKGSWLTSILVKYGANVTGYSLNPPSNPNLYELLDLDNDINSVIGDIRDLNMLKTIFYDTNPSIVIHMAAQPIVRESYKNPLYTYQTNVMGTVNICECIRESNVKSFLNVTTDKVYENTGKNEGYSEYEKLDGYDPYSNSKSCSEIITHSYNNSFFKEKNINTSTARAGNVIGGGDFAKDRIVPDCVRACINNEDIIIRNPNSIRPYQHVLEPLYMYLTIIKKQYENSEYAGYYNVGPDDEDCITTKTLVDIFCSHYNKITNNNIKWINKSDNGPHEATFLKLNNQKIKDVFGWRPTWNIKEAIEKTVEWTNAYINNEDMKEYTSNQIDEYQRRNHYI; encoded by the coding sequence ATGGATAAATTCTTTAAAAATAAAAATATTTTACTAACAGGACATACAGGCTTTAAGGGTTCATGGTTAACAAGTATATTAGTTAAATATGGTGCTAATGTAACAGGATACTCATTAAATCCACCATCTAATCCTAATTTATACGAATTATTAGATTTAGATAATGATATAAATTCAGTTATAGGTGATATAAGGGATTTAAACATGTTAAAAACCATATTTTATGATACTAATCCTTCCATTGTAATTCATATGGCAGCACAACCAATTGTAAGAGAAAGCTATAAAAATCCATTATATACCTACCAAACAAATGTAATGGGTACTGTAAATATATGTGAATGTATTAGAGAATCAAATGTTAAATCATTTCTAAATGTAACAACAGATAAAGTATATGAAAATACTGGAAAAAATGAGGGATACTCAGAATATGAAAAACTTGATGGATATGATCCATATTCAAATAGTAAATCATGCTCTGAAATAATAACACATTCTTATAATAATTCATTCTTTAAAGAAAAAAACATCAATACTTCAACAGCAAGAGCAGGAAATGTTATTGGTGGTGGAGACTTTGCAAAGGATAGAATAGTACCAGACTGTGTAAGAGCATGTATTAATAATGAAGATATTATTATAAGAAATCCAAATTCAATTAGACCTTATCAACATGTTTTAGAACCATTGTACATGTACTTAACAATAATAAAAAAACAATATGAAAATAGTGAATATGCAGGTTACTACAATGTTGGACCAGATGATGAAGACTGTATTACAACAAAAACTTTAGTGGATATATTTTGTAGCCACTACAATAAAATCACAAACAACAACATAAAATGGATAAATAAGAGTGATAATGGTCCACATGAGGCAACCTTCTTAAAACTTAACAACCAGAAAATAAAGGATGTCTTTGGTTGGAGGCCAACATGGAATATTAAAGAAGCTATTGAAAAAACAGTTGAATGGACAAATGCCTATATTAACAATGAAGATATGAAAGAATACACCAGTAATCAAATAGATGAATATCAAAGGAGGAATCATTATATTTAA
- the rfbH gene encoding lipopolysaccharide biosynthesis protein RfbH yields MNIKGGIIIFKNKTEKEAREEILQLVREYADKYHKPVEYHRGDKISYASRVYDCEEMVNLVDSSLEFWLTSGRYTDSFEKKLAKYLNIKYCSFVNSGSSANLLAFMALTSPLLEDRQILPGDEVITVAAGFPTTVAPIIQYGAVPVFIDVTIPQYNIDVNQLEDASSDKTKALIIAHTLGNPFNLEYITKFCKEHDLWLIEDNCDALGSKYVIDNEEKFTGTIGDIGTSSFYPPHHMTTGEGGAVYTNNPLLNRIIRSLRDWGRDCQCSSGEDNFCGNRFTQKYGKLPVGYDHKYVYSHFGYNLKATDMQAAVGCAQIDKFPSFVEKRKKNFNRIKDGLQGLEDKLILPEAEPNSDPSWFGFLITTKENNRNRIVQYLEDNNIQTRMLFAGNIIKHPCFDQIRDSNKYRVVGDLENTDKIMNNTFWIGVYPGMTNEKIDYMIEKIREAVE; encoded by the coding sequence ATGAATATCAAAGGAGGAATCATTATATTTAAAAATAAGACAGAGAAAGAAGCAAGAGAAGAAATATTACAGTTAGTAAGGGAATATGCTGATAAATATCATAAACCTGTAGAGTATCATAGGGGAGATAAGATTTCATATGCTTCTAGAGTATATGACTGTGAAGAAATGGTGAATTTAGTGGATAGCTCCCTTGAATTCTGGTTAACATCAGGAAGATATACTGATTCTTTTGAAAAAAAATTAGCTAAATATCTTAATATCAAGTATTGTTCATTTGTAAATTCAGGATCATCTGCTAATTTACTAGCTTTTATGGCATTAACATCCCCCCTTCTTGAAGATAGACAAATACTTCCTGGAGATGAAGTAATAACAGTAGCAGCAGGATTTCCAACAACTGTTGCTCCAATAATACAGTATGGTGCAGTACCAGTATTTATTGATGTTACAATTCCACAGTATAATATAGATGTTAATCAACTAGAAGATGCCTCATCTGATAAAACAAAAGCTTTAATAATAGCCCATACTCTTGGTAATCCATTTAATCTAGAATACATAACTAAGTTTTGTAAAGAACATGATTTATGGTTAATAGAAGATAATTGTGATGCATTGGGAAGTAAATATGTAATTGATAATGAAGAAAAATTCACTGGAACAATAGGTGATATAGGTACAAGTAGTTTTTATCCACCACATCATATGACAACAGGGGAAGGTGGAGCAGTATATACTAATAATCCTCTACTTAACAGAATCATACGTTCACTACGTGATTGGGGTAGAGATTGTCAGTGTAGTTCTGGAGAAGATAATTTTTGTGGTAATAGATTTACACAAAAATATGGTAAATTACCTGTAGGCTATGATCATAAATATGTTTACTCCCATTTTGGATATAATTTAAAGGCAACAGATATGCAAGCAGCAGTAGGTTGTGCACAGATAGATAAATTCCCATCTTTTGTTGAAAAAAGAAAGAAAAACTTCAACAGAATAAAAGATGGACTACAGGGTCTTGAAGATAAATTAATACTACCTGAAGCAGAACCAAATAGTGATCCTTCATGGTTTGGTTTTTTAATTACAACAAAAGAAAATAATAGAAATAGAATAGTACAGTATTTAGAAGATAATAATATTCAAACAAGAATGTTATTTGCAGGAAATATTATTAAACATCCATGTTTTGATCAAATAAGAGATAGTAATAAGTACAGAGTAGTTGGAGACTTAGAAAATACTGATAAAATTATGAATAATACATTTTGGATAGGTGTATATCCTGGTATGACTAATGAAAAAATTGATTATATGATTGAAAAAATAAGAGAAGCTGTTGAATAA
- a CDS encoding aldolase/citrate lyase family protein: protein MNTTEEKMVEILKILKKDYGVIAVKSEFETEGSRKNELTKLRDIISKAGLKMYIKIGGCEAVRDLDDCKILGADGIMAPMIETPFAASKFRKAFNKVFPSKDDGVIDRIINLETITAYENMDNIFRENSDFLDTVVIGRSDFSSSCSIPKSEINGQKMFEYCKTIIDKSNDYGFNSAFGGTLSVNSIDFIKKLEDSIDRIETRKIVFDIEKLDGNYANAIDTAITFEYLYLKNKLNYYQSVVDEDKARCDELKNRVNVEL from the coding sequence ATGAACACTACAGAAGAAAAAATGGTTGAAATACTAAAAATACTAAAAAAAGACTATGGTGTAATAGCAGTAAAATCAGAGTTTGAAACAGAAGGCTCTAGAAAAAATGAATTAACAAAATTACGTGATATTATTTCTAAAGCAGGACTCAAAATGTACATTAAAATTGGTGGATGTGAAGCTGTAAGAGATTTGGATGATTGTAAAATATTGGGTGCAGATGGTATAATGGCCCCAATGATTGAAACACCATTTGCAGCATCAAAATTTAGAAAAGCATTTAATAAAGTATTTCCATCTAAAGATGATGGAGTAATTGATAGAATAATAAATCTTGAAACAATAACAGCATATGAAAATATGGATAATATTTTTAGGGAAAATAGTGATTTTCTAGATACTGTTGTTATAGGAAGAAGTGATTTTTCAAGTTCATGTTCCATTCCAAAGAGTGAAATTAATGGTCAGAAAATGTTTGAATATTGTAAAACAATAATTGATAAATCAAATGATTATGGATTTAACTCAGCATTTGGTGGAACATTATCAGTAAATAGTATTGATTTTATAAAGAAATTAGAGGATTCAATTGATAGAATAGAAACAAGAAAAATAGTATTTGATATTGAAAAACTTGATGGTAATTATGCTAATGCAATAGATACAGCAATAACATTTGAATATCTTTATCTTAAAAATAAATTAAATTATTATCAATCAGTAGTAGATGAAGATAAGGCAAGATGTGACGAACTTAAAAATAGGGTAAATGTTGAATTATAG
- a CDS encoding sugar kinase — MSKVITFGEIMLRLSPPGYNRFIQANSFDINYGGSEANVSFSLANYNIETEFVTKLPDNEMGRATFNKLRQYGVGINHIVYGGRRLGIYYMEKGASQRPSKVIYDRAFSSISEAESCDFDWETIFEDASWFHFSGITPALSDNLAEITLEACIVAKSMGITISCDLNYRSKLWTQEKANKVMTKLIKYVDVCIANEEDIEKVFDIKASDSDVDRGILNYESYKEVAREIHERFGCKYIACTLRTSISASDNKWTSLIYYGNKCYQSKEYSIHITDRVGGGDSFVAGLIYGFMKNMNIDKTMEFATAASCLKQTIEGDFNLVTEEEVNLLANGNASGRVQR, encoded by the coding sequence ATGAGTAAAGTTATTACCTTTGGAGAAATAATGTTAAGATTATCACCACCAGGATATAATAGATTTATACAAGCAAATAGTTTTGATATTAATTATGGTGGAAGTGAGGCAAATGTATCATTTTCTCTAGCAAATTATAATATTGAAACTGAATTTGTTACAAAACTTCCAGATAATGAAATGGGAAGAGCCACATTTAATAAGCTTAGACAATATGGTGTAGGTATAAACCATATAGTTTATGGTGGAAGACGTTTAGGTATTTATTATATGGAAAAAGGTGCAAGTCAGAGACCTTCAAAGGTAATTTATGATAGGGCTTTTTCTTCAATATCTGAGGCAGAATCTTGTGATTTTGATTGGGAAACCATATTTGAAGATGCTTCATGGTTTCATTTTTCAGGTATAACTCCTGCATTATCTGATAACTTGGCAGAAATTACATTAGAGGCATGTATTGTTGCAAAAAGTATGGGTATTACAATTAGTTGTGACTTAAATTATAGATCTAAATTATGGACACAAGAAAAAGCAAACAAAGTAATGACAAAACTCATTAAATATGTTGATGTTTGTATTGCAAATGAAGAAGATATAGAAAAGGTATTTGATATTAAAGCTTCTGATTCTGATGTGGATAGGGGAATATTAAATTATGAATCATATAAGGAAGTTGCAAGAGAGATTCATGAAAGATTTGGATGTAAATATATTGCATGTACTCTTAGAACATCCATATCAGCAAGTGATAATAAATGGACATCATTAATATACTATGGGAATAAATGTTATCAATCTAAGGAGTATTCTATTCATATAACAGATAGGGTTGGTGGAGGAGATAGTTTTGTTGCAGGACTTATATATGGATTTATGAAAAATATGAACATTGATAAAACTATGGAATTTGCAACAGCAGCAAGTTGTCTTAAACAAACAATAGAAGGGGACTTCAATTTAGTTACAGAGGAAGAAGTTAATTTACTTGCAAATGGTAATGCTTCTGGACGAGTTCAACGATAA
- a CDS encoding thiamine pyrophosphate-binding protein, whose amino-acid sequence MKIRVADYIAEFLAENNIDTLFTVVGGGAMHLNDGFGHNEDIKCIYNHHEQACAIAAEGYYRMSNKLPAVCVTTGPGGTNALTGVLGAYLDSIPMLVISGQVKYEMTVDSTGLDLRQLGDQEWNIVSTVDSMTKYAHMIKNPNEIKYVLQKALYLATSGRPGPCWIDVPLDIQGAIIDTDDLIEFNEDELDIDLGVKVTKDTIENVISKLKSAKRPVIYAGSAIRTNNAHDEFLKLVNKLQIPVVNAWNATDSLEYDNKLTVGCGGSFGDRPANFAVQNSDLILSLGCRLSTRQVSFAYDKWAYDAYKIMVEIDKAEIEKPTINIDMPIQSDIGDFLEIFNKVLDEEYMGYEFNYNQWVDKCNEWKNKYPVCDKLKYQQKSPINVYAFLDTLSSNMMEYEKIVVANGSACACIHGYKLKKGQRLVVNSGVASMGYDLPAACGACFGIGKKRLVCVSGDGSIQMNLQELQTIVHHKLPIKLFVINNNGYQSIRITQRSFFERPFVGIGGDSGDVSFPQMKKIANAYSIPYYSCNDISKLDETVNKTLNHDGYVMCEIFVDTKQEFEPKSASKKLPDGKMVSAPLEDMKPFLPRDELEENMIIKK is encoded by the coding sequence ATGAAAATAAGAGTAGCAGATTATATAGCAGAATTTTTAGCTGAAAACAACATAGATACATTATTTACAGTTGTAGGTGGAGGTGCAATGCATCTTAATGATGGATTTGGTCATAATGAAGATATTAAATGTATCTATAATCATCATGAACAAGCATGTGCAATAGCAGCAGAAGGTTATTATAGAATGTCAAATAAACTACCTGCTGTGTGTGTAACAACAGGACCTGGGGGAACAAATGCACTAACTGGAGTACTTGGAGCATATCTTGATTCAATACCAATGCTTGTAATATCAGGACAAGTAAAATATGAAATGACAGTAGATAGTACAGGGCTAGATCTTAGACAACTAGGGGATCAAGAATGGAATATTGTCTCAACAGTAGATTCAATGACAAAATATGCACATATGATAAAAAATCCTAATGAAATAAAATATGTTCTTCAAAAAGCATTATATCTTGCTACTTCTGGAAGACCAGGACCATGTTGGATAGATGTTCCATTAGATATTCAGGGAGCTATTATTGATACTGATGATTTAATAGAATTTAATGAAGATGAATTGGATATAGATTTAGGTGTTAAAGTAACAAAAGATACAATTGAAAATGTTATTTCCAAACTTAAATCTGCTAAAAGACCAGTTATTTATGCTGGTAGTGCTATTAGAACAAATAATGCACATGATGAATTTTTAAAACTTGTAAATAAATTACAAATACCTGTTGTAAATGCATGGAATGCTACAGATTCACTTGAATATGATAATAAATTAACAGTAGGTTGTGGTGGATCATTTGGAGATAGACCAGCAAACTTCGCTGTACAAAATAGTGATTTAATACTATCCTTAGGTTGTAGATTAAGTACTAGACAAGTTTCATTTGCATATGATAAATGGGCATATGATGCATATAAGATAATGGTGGAAATTGATAAGGCTGAAATAGAAAAACCAACAATTAATATAGATATGCCAATACAATCAGATATTGGTGATTTCCTAGAAATATTTAATAAGGTACTTGATGAAGAGTATATGGGCTATGAATTTAATTACAATCAATGGGTAGATAAATGTAATGAGTGGAAAAATAAGTATCCTGTATGTGATAAATTAAAATACCAACAAAAAAGTCCTATAAATGTATATGCATTTCTAGATACATTATCTTCAAATATGATGGAATATGAGAAGATCGTGGTTGCTAATGGTTCAGCATGTGCATGTATTCATGGATATAAACTTAAAAAAGGACAAAGATTGGTTGTAAATTCTGGTGTTGCTTCAATGGGATATGACCTGCCTGCTGCTTGTGGTGCATGTTTTGGTATTGGTAAAAAACGTCTTGTATGTGTAAGTGGAGATGGAAGTATTCAAATGAATCTCCAAGAATTACAAACAATAGTGCATCATAAACTACCTATTAAATTATTTGTAATAAATAACAATGGATATCAGTCAATAAGAATAACACAAAGATCATTCTTTGAAAGACCATTTGTTGGAATTGGTGGAGATAGTGGTGATGTAAGCTTCCCACAAATGAAAAAAATAGCTAATGCTTATTCTATTCCATATTATTCATGTAATGATATTAGTAAGTTAGATGAAACTGTTAATAAAACATTAAATCATGATGGATATGTGATGTGTGAAATATTTGTAGATACAAAACAGGAATTTGAACCAAAATCTGCATCTAAAAAGCTTCCAGATGGAAAGATGGTTTCAGCACCACTTGAAGATATGAAACCATTCCTACCAAGAGATGAACTTGAAGAAAATATGATTATTAAGAAGTAA
- a CDS encoding NAD-dependent epimerase/dehydratase family protein, translating into MRYIITGATGMIAISIMNLLKENNEIYAIVRPGSSKIKNIPVDSNIHVIECDVSDLCNVSLPDSDVLFHLAWKGTIDGRDDSYTQLDNVKYTLDACKLAKKSNCSVFVGAGSQAEYGLKEEALNGNMSVDPVTGYGVCKYTAGKLSRIFAQNMGLRHIWVRILSVYGPGDNKKTLISSCIGSILNNKPFDTTEGNQMWDYIYSEDCARAFIKVATSGVDGKVYTIGSGKIRPLREYIEIIRDNINPDFNVGFGRRAYNKNQVMYLKADISELVIDTGFVPQITFEEGIKRTIKWFRRNN; encoded by the coding sequence ATGAGGTATATAATTACTGGTGCTACTGGTATGATTGCCATTAGTATTATGAATCTTTTAAAGGAAAATAATGAAATATATGCAATAGTAAGGCCTGGTTCTTCAAAAATCAAGAATATTCCCGTGGATTCTAATATTCATGTTATTGAATGTGATGTAAGTGATTTATGTAATGTATCTCTTCCAGATTCTGATGTATTATTTCATCTTGCATGGAAGGGGACTATTGATGGACGTGATGATTCATATACTCAGCTTGATAATGTTAAATATACATTAGATGCATGTAAACTTGCAAAAAAATCTAATTGTAGTGTATTTGTTGGTGCAGGTTCACAAGCAGAGTATGGATTAAAAGAAGAAGCATTAAATGGAAATATGTCAGTAGATCCAGTAACAGGGTATGGTGTATGTAAGTATACTGCAGGTAAATTAAGTAGAATATTTGCACAAAACATGGGACTACGGCATATTTGGGTTAGAATACTTAGTGTTTATGGTCCAGGAGATAATAAAAAAACACTCATATCTTCATGTATTGGTAGTATTCTTAATAATAAACCATTTGACACAACAGAAGGAAATCAAATGTGGGATTACATATATTCTGAGGACTGTGCAAGGGCATTTATTAAAGTAGCAACAAGTGGTGTTGATGGTAAAGTTTATACCATTGGTTCTGGAAAAATTAGGCCTTTAAGAGAGTATATTGAAATTATACGTGATAATATTAATCCGGATTTTAATGTTGGATTTGGAAGACGTGCTTATAATAAAAATCAGGTCATGTATCTTAAGGCAGATATTAGTGAACTTGTTATTGATACTGGATTTGTACCTCAAATAACATTTGAGGAAGGTATTAAAAGAACAATTAAATGGTTTAGAAGAAATAATTAA